The following proteins are encoded in a genomic region of Xanthomonas citri pv. mangiferaeindicae:
- a CDS encoding molybdopterin synthase sulfur carrier subunit, producing MTDVRLLYFASLRDAAGRSEETWQTTAPDLRALYAEVRAQHGFALPAERLRVAVDGAFARWDDAVRGDSEVAFIPPVSGG from the coding sequence ATGACCGATGTCCGACTGCTGTACTTCGCCAGCCTGCGCGATGCCGCCGGCCGCAGCGAGGAAACCTGGCAGACCACCGCGCCCGACCTGCGCGCGCTGTACGCCGAAGTGCGTGCGCAGCACGGTTTCGCGCTGCCGGCCGAGCGGCTGCGGGTCGCGGTCGACGGTGCCTTCGCACGCTGGGACGATGCGGTCCGAGGCGACAGCGAGGTCGCCTTCATTCCCCCGGTCAGCGGAGGCTGA
- a CDS encoding glutathione-dependent formaldehyde dehydrogenase, translated as MKALTYHGTRDVRVETVPDPALRERDDILLRVTATAICGSDLHLYRGKIPEIHDGDVLGHEFMGVVEDVGADVTSVRKGDRVVIPFVIACGDCFHCRLSEFASCETTNTGQGASLNRKGIRPPAALFGYSHLYGGISGGQAEFVRVPKANVGPLVVPEVLSDEQVLFLSDILPTGYQAVIDAKVTKGSTVAIFGAGPVGLMAAACCRMLGAERIFMVDRYQYRLDFAQATYGVIPLNFEEIDDPADVIVSQTEGRGVDASIDAVGFEAKGSKADTVLTGLKLETSSGAAIRQCIAATRRAGTVSIPGVYAGFIHAFMLGDAFDKGLTFKMGQTDVQRYMPELLTRIGNGDLQPDVIISHRMKLEDAARGYEIFDGKDERDACRKVVLTP; from the coding sequence ATGAAAGCCCTGACCTATCACGGCACGCGGGATGTTCGGGTCGAGACGGTGCCCGACCCCGCCCTGCGCGAGCGCGACGACATCCTGCTGCGCGTCACTGCGACGGCGATCTGCGGCTCGGACCTGCATCTGTATCGCGGCAAGATCCCTGAAATCCACGACGGCGACGTCCTGGGCCATGAGTTCATGGGCGTGGTCGAGGACGTCGGCGCCGATGTGACCTCGGTGCGCAAGGGCGATCGGGTGGTGATCCCGTTCGTCATCGCCTGCGGCGACTGTTTCCATTGCCGGCTATCGGAGTTCGCGTCCTGCGAGACCACCAATACCGGTCAGGGCGCGTCGCTCAACCGCAAGGGCATCCGGCCGCCGGCGGCGCTGTTCGGCTACAGCCATCTGTATGGCGGCATCTCCGGCGGCCAGGCGGAGTTCGTGCGCGTGCCCAAGGCCAATGTCGGCCCGCTGGTGGTGCCGGAGGTGCTCAGCGACGAGCAGGTGCTGTTCCTGTCGGACATCCTGCCCACCGGCTACCAGGCAGTGATCGATGCCAAGGTCACCAAGGGGTCGACGGTCGCGATCTTCGGCGCCGGCCCGGTCGGGTTGATGGCGGCCGCATGCTGCCGGATGCTGGGCGCCGAGCGCATCTTCATGGTCGATCGTTATCAGTATCGGCTCGACTTCGCGCAGGCGACCTACGGCGTCATCCCGCTGAACTTCGAGGAGATCGACGATCCGGCCGATGTGATCGTCTCGCAGACCGAGGGGCGCGGTGTGGATGCGTCGATCGATGCGGTCGGTTTCGAGGCCAAGGGCAGCAAGGCCGACACTGTGCTGACCGGGCTCAAGCTCGAGACCAGCAGCGGGGCTGCGATCCGGCAGTGCATCGCAGCGACGCGGCGCGCGGGCACGGTCAGCATTCCGGGCGTGTATGCGGGCTTCATCCACGCGTTCATGCTGGGCGATGCGTTTGACAAGGGGCTGACCTTCAAGATGGGCCAGACCGATGTGCAGCGCTACATGCCCGAACTGCTGACGCGCATCGGCAATGGCGACCTGCAGCCAGACGTCATCATCTCGCACCGGATGAAGCTCGAAGACGCGGCGCGCGGGTACGAGATTTTCGACGGCAAGGACGAACGCGATGCCTGCCGCAAGGTGGTGCTGACGCCTTGA
- a CDS encoding DNA helicase, whose amino-acid sequence MESSVEEGTVDAPESGSVLRERGSLIDKVNRARLELLDLSTRNRLLSVPRSGHAKTVEVVNELARAMYQTLVIDGKRFTFVAGRADPKTAADETVGEEGGGPGQAGLAEASAVDAEADHALLEEEPDDPELLAQPNLELDEQGRQLSHWDAQLMTRLTPTGLQKRLLDLYVDARTLQEEQGINVLYLGIGYLKWRAPTTPKIDRYAPLVLVPVALERSNAGEKFHLRWQGDEIVANLSLQLFLQRQFEMKLPEIEEFESLDIDDYLAKVAALIEGKPDWAVVPDDAVLGLFSFAKFMMYRDLDPASWEQFGGLEAIPTLRGVVSDGFPGAAISTNDEDIDATVSPERMRHVVDSDSSQSLVVHDVLKGRSIVVQGPPGTGKSQTIANIIAGAIAEKKRVLFLAEKLAALEVVKRRLDQVRLGAACLELHSNKANKRALLEELRLTWNLNPLAPEDGGPIVRQLTERRDALNAHAQRLHQELLPSKLTPYEVFGNLVRLRREGHVTARIRLESPLEWAWDRVGENQKLLQDLCDRVRTMGVPDQHAWAGVENETLLPNDRDRLIREIADLARKLDDWRQSAAELTDVLDLQFSDRLDAPQAAIDRAKLLLTAPPLGAEALAHPSWEDPAGPEGLIEDLRRGQDLRQACLELAAESALEQTWGQTSHELTKVPSNFVLGKEVLVLRDAHQKLSGTESDLARLAQLVGEQRPLTFEVVAHMCALAERASSAPQIDRDALVARIWDRGVDSVQNLVDWVQQVQLARRELSEVFRESAWSTDLEDARLQIASRSGSFFRFFSGEWRAANRLVRAQLRNPKLPADQLLPALDKLLDAQAALRRVEEGNAQGEEAFGANWERDRSDTAFLRGVVTWMRGMRPLGLGARDQVAAIGDRGLAAELAARLRPALAEVQAHLSLVHESLLAGGQMLWSGEESSLPKVPLRRLTDVTAPFAQTIQACDSLKDAEALTTAQALERINTLTDTQAALAALTQIDSQGSAAFGGLWGGLASDVAALEEASRWMITNAGLRMLASRIVDPQRKLDQATQHLERSGRLGGKLSELFATLRFAGNDEVASDPAHVSVDAAIRQLRAWEADPEGLPQWVAYIAQAKVAKRRGLRNFVDALATGTLVPDEARGTFDLAYYEAVLSAMVAREPELATFDGKKQTELVESFCELDRGRIDLARRQVSQSHRERIPSKSGAAGPVAVLLGEMAKKRGHLPIRQLVERGAPAIQALKPVFMMSPLSVAQFLPPGVLEFDLLVIDEASQVQPIDALGAIARAKQLVIVGDERQLPPTRFFSRALGDSSAPLDDAAAPADVESILGLCLARGLPDRMLQWHYRSRHQSLIAVSNSQFYENRLLIVPSPYTSEAGVGLRFHHLPDAVYDRGGTSTNAREAKTVAMAVIAHAQTTPHLTLGVAAFSTQQRRAIFDEVELLRRQHPETEGFFTAHAHEPFFVKSLENIQGDERDVIFISIGYGRDARGGVSMNFGPVSNEGGERRLNVLISRAKSRCEVFSSITDEDIDLTRGKGKGTAALKLFLHYARTGRLHIATEALEERKKTFEQEVAKALIARGYDLHMHVGVAGFFVDIAIADPEKPGRYVIGIECDGDSYRRSKGARDRDRLREQALRDKGWQVHRVWSAEWFLRPAAELDALVRVIEAAKLEPDSFEVEAASRSRAVPIDIESVDHDDFVEVGLVSSDALPDTDPYVEANFSVPNPQQELHTVPAIRMADFVREVVRAEGPIHRSEVVVRIRSLWGLQRTGGRIQSAVEEGIRCAVEDGVVLQDGEFLMWPGRSVRVRDRSDVQSLTLRRPELLPPIEMDIAILELVRNNLGASLHEIALHVSRRLGFRTTSAQLRAALVERAESLVAGGVLELRNGLLVERPVKH is encoded by the coding sequence ATGGAAAGCTCGGTGGAAGAAGGGACGGTCGATGCGCCGGAGAGCGGGTCTGTGCTCCGGGAGCGCGGCTCGCTGATCGATAAGGTCAATCGAGCCCGCCTGGAGTTATTGGATCTGTCGACCCGCAACCGGCTGCTGAGCGTCCCCCGGTCCGGGCATGCCAAGACCGTGGAGGTAGTCAACGAGCTTGCGCGAGCGATGTATCAGACGCTCGTCATCGACGGAAAGCGCTTCACCTTCGTCGCCGGCAGGGCCGACCCTAAGACGGCTGCAGACGAAACGGTAGGGGAGGAAGGCGGCGGGCCGGGCCAAGCCGGTCTGGCTGAGGCCAGTGCCGTCGACGCAGAAGCCGACCACGCACTGCTCGAAGAAGAGCCGGACGACCCCGAGCTGCTGGCGCAGCCGAATCTCGAACTGGACGAGCAAGGGCGCCAACTGAGTCACTGGGATGCTCAGCTGATGACGCGCTTGACGCCGACAGGGCTCCAGAAGCGCCTTCTGGACCTCTACGTCGACGCCCGGACGCTTCAGGAAGAGCAGGGCATCAACGTGCTCTACCTCGGCATCGGCTACTTGAAATGGCGAGCGCCGACCACGCCTAAGATCGACCGGTATGCGCCGCTCGTGCTGGTGCCCGTCGCCTTAGAGCGCAGCAACGCGGGCGAAAAGTTCCACCTGCGTTGGCAGGGTGACGAGATCGTCGCCAACCTCTCGCTCCAGCTCTTCTTGCAACGCCAGTTCGAGATGAAGCTTCCCGAGATCGAGGAGTTCGAGAGCCTCGATATCGATGACTACCTGGCAAAGGTTGCCGCGCTGATCGAGGGCAAGCCGGATTGGGCGGTGGTTCCGGACGACGCTGTTCTGGGCCTCTTCTCGTTCGCCAAATTCATGATGTATCGGGACTTGGATCCTGCTAGCTGGGAGCAGTTTGGCGGTTTGGAGGCCATCCCCACGCTTCGAGGCGTTGTATCGGACGGCTTCCCCGGCGCGGCTATTTCAACGAACGACGAGGACATTGACGCGACGGTCAGCCCGGAGCGGATGCGCCACGTCGTCGACAGCGACAGTTCCCAGTCCCTCGTCGTCCACGACGTGCTCAAGGGGCGGAGCATCGTTGTTCAAGGGCCGCCGGGCACCGGCAAGTCCCAGACCATCGCTAACATCATCGCGGGAGCAATCGCCGAGAAGAAGCGCGTGCTATTCCTGGCGGAGAAGCTGGCGGCCCTTGAAGTCGTCAAGCGACGCCTGGATCAAGTTCGCCTCGGCGCGGCCTGTCTCGAGCTGCACAGCAACAAGGCGAACAAACGCGCCCTGCTCGAAGAACTGCGGCTTACGTGGAACTTGAACCCGCTAGCTCCCGAAGACGGCGGGCCCATCGTTCGCCAGCTAACTGAGCGGCGCGATGCCCTCAACGCGCACGCGCAACGCCTCCACCAAGAGTTGCTTCCTTCGAAGCTGACGCCCTACGAGGTGTTCGGCAACCTCGTTCGACTGCGCCGAGAGGGCCACGTCACGGCACGCATTCGCCTCGAATCGCCGCTGGAGTGGGCGTGGGACAGGGTGGGCGAAAATCAGAAACTGCTTCAAGACCTTTGCGATCGCGTGCGCACCATGGGTGTCCCAGACCAGCACGCCTGGGCGGGGGTGGAGAACGAAACGCTGCTTCCGAACGATCGGGATCGCCTGATTCGGGAAATCGCTGACCTCGCCAGGAAACTGGACGACTGGCGGCAAAGCGCCGCAGAGCTGACCGACGTGCTGGACCTGCAGTTCTCGGACCGGCTCGATGCCCCACAAGCGGCAATCGACCGAGCCAAGTTGCTGTTGACGGCGCCGCCCCTTGGGGCCGAGGCGCTCGCGCACCCTTCGTGGGAGGACCCCGCTGGCCCAGAAGGCCTTATCGAAGACTTGCGACGGGGGCAGGACCTGCGCCAAGCGTGCTTGGAATTGGCAGCTGAGTCTGCGCTCGAACAGACCTGGGGACAGACGAGCCACGAGTTGACTAAGGTTCCTAGCAACTTTGTTCTCGGCAAGGAAGTGTTGGTGCTGCGCGACGCCCACCAGAAGCTTTCGGGCACGGAGTCCGACCTTGCTCGGCTCGCCCAGTTGGTGGGCGAACAGAGACCACTAACGTTCGAAGTCGTGGCCCACATGTGCGCACTCGCGGAGCGCGCGAGTTCGGCGCCCCAGATCGACCGCGACGCGTTGGTTGCCCGCATCTGGGATCGAGGGGTCGACTCGGTCCAGAACCTGGTCGACTGGGTCCAGCAGGTTCAGTTGGCTCGCCGTGAACTGAGCGAGGTGTTTCGCGAGTCTGCGTGGTCGACTGATCTGGAAGATGCTCGGCTTCAAATCGCCAGCCGCAGTGGGAGCTTCTTCCGCTTCTTTAGTGGCGAGTGGCGGGCCGCAAATCGGCTGGTTCGTGCGCAGCTCCGCAACCCCAAGCTCCCGGCCGATCAATTGCTGCCGGCGTTGGACAAGCTCCTCGACGCACAGGCGGCACTTCGTCGGGTCGAGGAGGGCAATGCTCAGGGCGAGGAAGCGTTTGGCGCCAACTGGGAGCGCGATCGCTCCGATACGGCGTTCTTGAGAGGAGTGGTAACTTGGATGCGTGGCATGCGTCCGCTCGGGCTTGGCGCTCGCGATCAAGTCGCCGCGATCGGTGACCGTGGCTTGGCAGCCGAACTGGCGGCTCGGCTGCGGCCTGCGCTTGCTGAAGTGCAGGCTCACCTCTCGCTAGTCCACGAGTCGCTGCTGGCCGGAGGACAGATGCTGTGGAGCGGGGAGGAGTCTTCGCTTCCGAAGGTGCCGCTGCGTCGACTGACAGACGTCACAGCGCCCTTCGCGCAGACCATCCAAGCCTGCGATTCGCTGAAAGACGCGGAGGCGCTAACCACAGCGCAGGCGTTGGAGCGCATCAACACCCTGACCGACACCCAGGCAGCGCTTGCCGCACTCACTCAAATCGACTCGCAAGGCTCAGCCGCGTTTGGTGGCCTGTGGGGAGGCCTTGCTTCGGACGTCGCTGCGCTCGAAGAAGCCTCTCGCTGGATGATCACCAACGCGGGCCTGAGGATGCTGGCGTCGCGCATCGTCGACCCTCAGCGAAAGCTGGATCAGGCGACCCAGCACCTTGAAAGAAGCGGGAGGCTGGGTGGAAAACTGTCCGAATTGTTCGCCACCCTGCGCTTTGCCGGAAACGATGAGGTTGCATCGGACCCTGCCCACGTCTCTGTGGATGCCGCAATACGCCAGCTTCGGGCGTGGGAAGCGGACCCGGAAGGTCTCCCGCAGTGGGTCGCATACATCGCCCAAGCAAAGGTAGCCAAGCGCCGTGGGCTGAGGAACTTCGTCGATGCGTTGGCGACGGGCACCCTGGTACCCGACGAGGCCAGAGGGACGTTCGATCTGGCCTATTACGAGGCGGTCCTGTCGGCGATGGTGGCCAGGGAACCCGAGCTCGCAACGTTCGACGGCAAGAAGCAAACCGAGCTCGTCGAGTCGTTCTGCGAGCTGGACCGGGGACGCATCGACTTGGCTCGACGTCAGGTGTCGCAATCCCACAGAGAACGTATCCCTTCGAAAAGCGGGGCGGCGGGACCGGTGGCGGTGCTTCTTGGCGAGATGGCGAAGAAGAGGGGTCATCTGCCTATTCGGCAGCTCGTGGAACGGGGAGCGCCCGCCATCCAGGCGCTCAAGCCCGTCTTCATGATGAGCCCACTGTCGGTGGCGCAGTTTCTGCCGCCCGGTGTGCTGGAGTTCGACCTGTTGGTCATTGACGAGGCTAGCCAGGTTCAGCCGATCGATGCGTTAGGTGCCATCGCGCGTGCCAAGCAACTGGTCATTGTGGGCGACGAGCGTCAATTGCCACCGACTCGGTTCTTCTCAAGAGCCTTGGGCGATTCCTCAGCACCGCTGGATGACGCCGCGGCGCCGGCCGACGTCGAGAGCATCCTGGGCCTGTGCTTGGCGCGTGGGTTGCCGGACCGAATGCTCCAGTGGCATTACCGGAGCCGCCACCAGTCCTTGATCGCGGTGTCCAACAGCCAGTTTTACGAGAACAGGCTGCTGATCGTTCCGAGCCCCTACACGAGCGAGGCGGGGGTCGGTCTTCGATTCCACCACCTGCCGGACGCCGTTTACGACCGTGGTGGCACCAGCACCAACGCTCGTGAAGCGAAGACGGTGGCCATGGCGGTCATCGCCCATGCACAAACGACCCCACACCTCACCTTGGGCGTTGCGGCGTTCTCGACCCAACAGCGGCGCGCCATCTTTGATGAAGTGGAGTTGCTGCGACGCCAACATCCCGAGACCGAAGGTTTTTTCACTGCCCACGCCCACGAGCCATTCTTTGTCAAAAGCCTGGAAAACATCCAAGGCGACGAGCGCGATGTCATCTTCATTTCGATCGGGTATGGACGCGATGCGCGGGGCGGAGTGAGCATGAATTTCGGGCCGGTGAGCAACGAGGGCGGCGAGCGTCGGCTCAACGTGCTCATCAGCCGGGCCAAGTCGCGTTGCGAGGTCTTCTCGTCCATCACCGACGAAGACATCGATCTCACCCGAGGCAAGGGCAAAGGCACGGCTGCGCTCAAGCTGTTCTTGCACTACGCCCGCACGGGACGCCTCCACATTGCGACCGAAGCCCTTGAGGAGCGCAAGAAGACGTTCGAACAGGAGGTTGCCAAGGCGCTCATTGCCCGCGGCTACGACCTCCATATGCACGTAGGCGTAGCCGGGTTCTTCGTCGACATCGCCATCGCGGACCCGGAGAAGCCAGGACGCTATGTCATCGGCATCGAGTGCGACGGAGACTCTTACCGAAGGTCGAAGGGCGCGCGCGATCGAGATCGTCTGCGGGAGCAGGCGCTCCGCGACAAGGGTTGGCAGGTCCACCGGGTGTGGAGTGCCGAGTGGTTCCTGCGGCCCGCTGCGGAACTCGATGCACTGGTGCGGGTCATTGAGGCCGCGAAACTAGAACCAGATTCATTCGAGGTCGAAGCTGCCTCCCGATCGCGAGCTGTTCCGATCGACATCGAGAGCGTGGATCACGACGACTTCGTTGAGGTGGGACTGGTGAGCTCTGATGCGTTGCCGGACACCGATCCTTACGTGGAAGCCAATTTCTCAGTGCCCAACCCGCAGCAGGAACTGCACACGGTCCCGGCAATACGAATGGCGGACTTCGTTCGGGAAGTGGTGCGTGCTGAGGGCCCCATCCATCGCTCAGAGGTCGTGGTGCGCATACGGTCTCTGTGGGGCCTACAGCGGACGGGAGGGCGCATACAGAGTGCAGTCGAAGAAGGCATCAGGTGTGCCGTCGAGGATGGTGTGGTGCTGCAGGACGGTGAGTTCCTTATGTGGCCAGGCCGCTCTGTCCGGGTTCGAGACCGAAGCGACGTTCAGTCGCTCACCCTGCGACGCCCCGAGTTGCTTCCACCTATAGAGATGGATATCGCTATCTTGGAATTGGTGCGTAACAACCTGGGCGCTTCGCTGCACGAGATTGCCCTTCACGTTTCGCGCCGACTGGGATTCCGAACAACAAGCGCGCAACTGCGTGCAGCGCTGGTGGAGAGGGCTGAGTCGCTTGTAGCGGGCGGGGTTTTGGAGCTTCGAAATGGGTTGCTCGTGGAGCGTCCTGTGAAGCACTGA
- a CDS encoding DNA polymerase III subunit gamma/tau, which produces MSYLVLARKWRPKRFAELVGQEHVVRALTNALETGRVHHAFLFTGTRGVGKTTIARIFAKSLNCERGTSSDPCGECETCLAIDAGRYIDLLEIDAASNTGVDDVRELIDNAQYMPSRGRVKVYLIDEVHMLSKSAFNALLKTLEEPPGHVKFLLATTDPQKLPVTVLSRCLQFNLKRLDEDQIQGQMTRILAAEGIAADAAAIRQLSKAADGSLRDGLSLLDQAIAYTGAGGEGGALADAAVATMLGSVDRTRVGNLLSALAQADGARLMAEVAALAEFSPDWSGVLDALSEALHRIQVRQLVPEVGIEADGLDLDTLAASVRPEVVQLWYQMALNGRRDLALAPSPRAGFEMTVLRMFAFRPAEGGNAGAPTGGGAGQGRASGPAAARAALGDASAAAPRAAASAPEAAMLARPVPRAPVDAVPMAAAGQGIDMPRKAPPAAPAAPVPEPSPAPRAEPPAAPAPRAEPAPQAAKPSMTLDADGWLDLVADLPLRGPVRELAASAAFVALDGDVLKLALPESDEHLKAPIMVHQLASALAGPLGATPQIRFETAAARTAPTLHERNAQQRDALQAAAEQNFLSDPDVQRLMSQQGARVVPDSIRPYDEQGL; this is translated from the coding sequence ATGTCCTATCTCGTCCTCGCCCGGAAGTGGCGTCCGAAGCGGTTTGCCGAGCTGGTCGGGCAGGAGCACGTCGTGCGTGCGCTGACCAACGCGCTGGAGACCGGCCGCGTCCATCACGCCTTCCTGTTCACCGGCACCCGCGGCGTCGGCAAGACGACGATCGCGCGCATCTTCGCCAAGAGTCTGAATTGCGAGCGGGGCACCTCGTCCGACCCTTGCGGGGAGTGCGAGACCTGCCTGGCGATCGACGCGGGGCGCTACATCGACCTGCTGGAGATCGACGCGGCCAGCAACACCGGCGTCGACGATGTGCGCGAGCTCATCGACAACGCGCAGTACATGCCCTCGCGCGGCCGGGTGAAGGTCTACCTGATCGACGAAGTGCACATGCTGTCGAAGTCGGCGTTCAATGCGCTGCTCAAGACGCTCGAGGAGCCGCCGGGGCATGTGAAGTTCCTGTTGGCGACGACCGACCCGCAGAAGCTGCCGGTCACCGTGCTCTCGCGCTGCCTGCAGTTCAACCTCAAGCGGCTGGACGAGGACCAGATCCAGGGCCAGATGACCCGGATTCTCGCGGCCGAGGGCATCGCGGCGGATGCGGCGGCGATCCGGCAGCTCTCCAAGGCGGCCGATGGCAGCCTGCGCGACGGGCTGTCGCTGCTCGACCAGGCGATCGCCTACACCGGTGCGGGCGGCGAGGGCGGTGCGCTCGCCGATGCGGCGGTGGCGACGATGCTCGGCAGTGTCGACCGCACACGGGTGGGCAACCTGTTGTCCGCGCTGGCGCAGGCCGATGGCGCGCGGCTGATGGCCGAGGTCGCGGCGCTGGCCGAGTTCTCGCCGGACTGGTCGGGCGTGCTCGATGCGCTGTCCGAAGCGTTGCACCGCATCCAGGTTCGCCAGTTGGTGCCCGAGGTTGGCATCGAGGCCGATGGTCTGGATCTGGATACGCTGGCCGCGTCGGTGCGGCCGGAGGTCGTGCAGCTGTGGTACCAGATGGCACTCAATGGCCGCCGTGATCTGGCTTTGGCGCCGAGTCCGCGTGCGGGCTTCGAGATGACGGTGCTGCGGATGTTCGCGTTCCGCCCGGCCGAAGGCGGCAATGCCGGTGCCCCGACGGGCGGCGGTGCCGGGCAGGGCCGGGCATCCGGGCCGGCTGCGGCGCGGGCCGCGCTGGGCGATGCGTCCGCGGCGGCGCCGCGGGCGGCCGCATCGGCGCCGGAGGCCGCAATGCTGGCGCGTCCGGTGCCGCGTGCGCCGGTCGATGCGGTGCCGATGGCGGCTGCCGGCCAGGGCATCGACATGCCGCGCAAGGCGCCGCCGGCCGCTCCGGCTGCACCTGTCCCCGAACCTAGCCCTGCGCCGCGTGCCGAGCCGCCTGCGGCTCCCGCGCCGCGCGCCGAACCGGCGCCGCAGGCGGCCAAGCCGTCGATGACGCTCGATGCCGACGGCTGGCTGGACCTCGTGGCCGATCTGCCGTTGCGCGGCCCGGTGCGTGAGTTGGCGGCCAGTGCGGCCTTCGTCGCGCTCGACGGCGATGTGCTCAAGCTGGCGTTGCCCGAATCCGACGAGCACCTGAAGGCGCCGATCATGGTCCACCAGTTGGCGTCTGCGCTCGCCGGGCCGCTGGGCGCGACGCCGCAGATCCGCTTCGAGACCGCGGCCGCGCGCACCGCGCCGACGCTGCACGAGCGCAATGCGCAGCAGCGCGATGCGCTGCAGGCGGCGGCCGAGCAGAATTTCCTCTCCGATCCGGACGTGCAGCGCCTGATGTCGCAGCAGGGCGCGCGCGTGGTGCCGGATTCCATTCGCCCCTACGACGAACAAGGACTTTGA
- a CDS encoding nucleoid-associated protein: MRGNIGQLMQQAQKMQENMQRVQEELANLEVEGSAGGGMVSVTLTGAKACRKVRIDPSVLSDPEMAEDLIAAAFNDASNKVDEESKARMAGATAGMPLPPGMKLPF; encoded by the coding sequence ATGCGTGGAAATATCGGCCAGCTGATGCAGCAGGCCCAGAAGATGCAGGAAAACATGCAGCGCGTGCAGGAAGAGCTGGCCAACCTCGAGGTCGAGGGCAGTGCCGGCGGCGGCATGGTCAGCGTCACGCTGACCGGCGCCAAGGCTTGCCGCAAGGTGCGCATCGATCCGTCGGTGCTGTCGGACCCGGAGATGGCCGAAGACCTGATCGCGGCGGCGTTCAACGACGCGTCGAACAAGGTCGACGAGGAATCGAAGGCGCGCATGGCGGGCGCCACCGCCGGCATGCCGCTGCCGCCGGGCATGAAGCTGCCGTTCTAA
- a CDS encoding recombination protein RecR yields MSALLEQLIDALRVLPGVGQKSAQRMAYHVLERGREGGARLAAALAEAVEKIGHCARCRDFSETPVCPTCASASRDAQTLCAVETPADRLAIEQATGYRGFYFVLQGRLSPLDGIGPRELGLDLLAARLAEGEVRELIIATNPTVEGEATAHYLAQIARQHGVRPSRPAHGLPLGGELEFVDRGTLSHAFGSRSEIGDS; encoded by the coding sequence ATGTCCGCATTGCTGGAACAACTGATCGATGCGTTGCGCGTACTGCCCGGGGTTGGGCAGAAGTCGGCGCAGCGCATGGCCTATCACGTGCTCGAACGCGGGCGCGAGGGCGGCGCGCGGCTGGCCGCGGCGTTGGCCGAGGCGGTCGAGAAGATCGGCCACTGCGCGCGGTGCCGCGACTTCAGCGAGACGCCGGTGTGCCCGACCTGCGCCAGCGCGTCGCGCGATGCGCAGACGCTGTGCGCGGTCGAGACGCCGGCTGACCGGCTGGCGATCGAACAGGCCACCGGCTACCGCGGGTTCTACTTCGTGCTGCAGGGCCGGCTGAGTCCGCTCGATGGCATCGGCCCGCGCGAGCTGGGCCTGGATCTGTTGGCCGCGCGGCTGGCCGAGGGCGAGGTGCGCGAGTTGATCATCGCCACCAATCCCACAGTCGAGGGCGAGGCGACTGCGCATTACCTGGCGCAGATCGCGCGCCAGCACGGTGTGCGGCCCAGCCGTCCTGCGCATGGCCTGCCACTGGGCGGCGAACTGGAGTTCGTCGATCGCGGCACGCTGTCGCATGCGTTCGGCAGCCGCAGCGAAATCGGCGATTCGTAA
- a CDS encoding histidine triad nucleotide-binding protein has product MTIFHKIIRREIPADIVYEDEHLIAFRDIGPQAPVHVLFVPKQDYATLNDVPEDAPEVIGRLALAAARYAKAQGFDKDGYRIVMNCNDHGGQTVYQIHLHLLAGAPLGRFGTPA; this is encoded by the coding sequence ATGACCATCTTCCACAAGATCATCCGCCGCGAGATCCCGGCCGACATCGTCTATGAGGACGAGCACCTGATCGCGTTCCGCGACATCGGCCCGCAGGCGCCGGTGCATGTGCTGTTCGTGCCCAAGCAGGATTACGCGACGCTCAACGATGTGCCCGAGGACGCGCCGGAAGTCATCGGCCGGCTCGCGCTCGCCGCCGCGCGCTATGCGAAGGCGCAGGGGTTCGACAAGGACGGCTATCGCATCGTCATGAACTGCAACGACCACGGCGGGCAGACGGTGTACCAGATCCATCTGCACCTGCTCGCCGGCGCGCCGCTTGGGCGGTTCGGCACGCCCGCGTAA